The following are encoded together in the Planctomycetia bacterium genome:
- a CDS encoding glycosyltransferase has product MLRTMPTTWLVVPCFNEEQRLDLTAFTSFMRRYPAVRFCFVNDGSRDGTAEVLERLALAAGGRAVVHHLKRNSGKAEAVRRGVLHALAQAPAAFVGYWDADLATPLDELLRFFSAAAEHESVGMLCGSRIRRLGATIVRRRRRHLLGRIFATIASIAIRMPVYDTQCGAKLFESGLARRIFAEPFSSAWCFDVELLARARSDLQSEREIVEVPLLRWEDVAGSKLRPRHFVTAGLDLLRIFIRFRWSSPPVSRRTADFEAPSRRAA; this is encoded by the coding sequence ATGCTACGCACTATGCCGACGACGTGGTTAGTCGTTCCTTGCTTCAACGAGGAACAACGTCTCGACCTTACCGCGTTTACGAGCTTTATGCGCCGTTATCCGGCGGTGCGGTTCTGTTTCGTCAACGACGGCAGTCGTGATGGAACGGCGGAAGTGCTCGAACGCCTAGCGCTCGCAGCCGGCGGCCGCGCAGTCGTGCATCATCTGAAAAGGAACTCCGGAAAAGCCGAAGCGGTTCGGCGTGGCGTGTTGCATGCATTGGCACAGGCCCCCGCAGCTTTCGTCGGCTATTGGGATGCCGACTTAGCGACTCCGCTCGATGAGCTTCTGCGATTCTTCTCGGCCGCAGCCGAGCACGAGTCGGTGGGAATGCTCTGCGGAAGTCGAATCCGGCGATTGGGCGCTACCATCGTCCGCCGCCGTCGCCGTCATTTACTCGGACGAATATTCGCGACGATCGCCAGCATCGCGATTCGCATGCCGGTCTACGACACGCAGTGCGGCGCCAAGCTCTTCGAGTCCGGTTTAGCGAGGCGCATCTTCGCCGAGCCGTTCTCGAGCGCATGGTGTTTCGACGTCGAGCTGCTGGCGCGAGCCCGATCCGATTTACAGTCCGAGCGCGAGATCGTCGAAGTGCCGCTGCTCCGTTGGGAGGATGTTGCAGGATCTAAACTCCGCCCGCGGCATTTCGTGACTGCCGGCCTCGACCTACTACGGATCTTTATCCGTTTTCGATGGTCTTCGCCGCCTGTATCGCGGAGAACCGCCGACTTTGAAGCTCCCTCGCGTCGCGCGGCTTAG
- a CDS encoding DUF1501 domain-containing protein, which yields MNPLDTFRQLETRRQFFGHGKNVVGAAALSALLGREAGTAHGAAPTAAIAPAGIRLPGQHFAPKAKNVIYLHMVGGPAQMDLYDYKPTMRKWFDKDLPESVRMGQRLTTMTSGQARFPIAPSKYKFAQHGKSGMWVSELLPNTAKCVDDICFIRSLNTEAINHEPAITAMQTGSQVSGRPCFGSWASYGLGSLNENLPTFVVLVAVPTNREQEQAISAKLWSSGFLPGHYTGVAFRSKGDPILYINNPAGVPTEVRRRMLDGLRSLNEQTFRAVGDPETQTRIQQYEMAFRMQASVPELTAFETESASTFKLYGEEAKKPGSLPNSMLMARRLVERGVRFVQIYHNNWDHHANVAGRMPVQCQDVDRATYGLINDLKQRGMFDDTLIIWGGEFGRTIYSQGGLTAENYGRDHHPRCFTMWMAGGGAKGGTVYGETDEFSYNIVKDPVHIRDFHATVLQLLGFDHMRFTHKHQGLDFRLSGVEPARVIKELLA from the coding sequence ATGAACCCTCTCGATACATTCCGCCAACTTGAAACGCGCCGTCAATTCTTCGGCCACGGCAAGAACGTCGTCGGCGCGGCTGCGCTAAGCGCTCTGCTCGGCCGCGAAGCCGGCACCGCGCATGGTGCCGCTCCCACTGCGGCGATAGCGCCTGCCGGCATCCGGCTTCCCGGACAGCACTTCGCACCCAAAGCCAAGAACGTGATCTATCTGCACATGGTCGGCGGGCCTGCGCAAATGGATCTCTACGATTACAAGCCGACGATGCGGAAGTGGTTCGATAAAGACCTGCCCGAGTCGGTCCGCATGGGCCAGCGTCTGACGACGATGACTTCGGGACAAGCGCGGTTTCCGATTGCGCCGTCGAAGTATAAGTTTGCCCAGCACGGTAAGAGCGGCATGTGGGTCAGCGAGTTGTTGCCGAACACGGCGAAATGCGTCGACGACATCTGCTTCATTCGTTCGCTCAACACCGAGGCAATCAACCACGAGCCCGCCATCACGGCGATGCAAACCGGCAGCCAAGTCTCCGGTCGTCCGTGCTTCGGCTCTTGGGCTTCCTATGGGCTCGGCTCGCTCAACGAGAACCTGCCGACGTTCGTCGTGCTCGTCGCCGTGCCGACGAACCGAGAACAAGAGCAAGCCATCTCGGCCAAGCTCTGGTCGAGCGGCTTTCTACCGGGCCACTACACGGGCGTTGCTTTTCGCAGCAAAGGCGATCCGATTCTCTACATCAACAACCCGGCCGGAGTGCCGACGGAAGTGCGCCGTCGCATGCTCGACGGGCTCCGTTCGCTGAACGAACAAACATTCCGCGCCGTCGGCGATCCGGAAACGCAAACGCGCATTCAGCAGTATGAAATGGCGTTCCGGATGCAAGCGAGCGTGCCGGAACTAACGGCCTTCGAGACGGAATCGGCAAGCACGTTCAAACTCTACGGTGAAGAAGCGAAGAAGCCGGGCTCGCTGCCCAACAGCATGCTCATGGCTCGCCGCCTCGTCGAGCGGGGCGTCCGCTTCGTGCAAATCTATCACAACAATTGGGACCATCACGCCAACGTCGCCGGCCGTATGCCCGTGCAATGCCAAGACGTCGATCGTGCCACCTACGGCCTGATCAACGACCTGAAACAGCGCGGCATGTTCGACGATACGCTGATCATCTGGGGAGGCGAGTTCGGACGCACGATCTACTCGCAAGGAGGCCTCACGGCGGAGAACTACGGTCGCGACCATCATCCTCGTTGCTTTACGATGTGGATGGCCGGCGGCGGCGCGAAAGGAGGCACGGTCTACGGCGAAACCGATGAATTCAGCTACAACATCGTGAAAGACCCGGTCCACATCCGCGACTTCCATGCGACCGTGTTGCAACTCTTAGGCTTCGACCACATGCGCTTCACTCATAAACACCAAGGCCTCGACTTCCGCCTCTCGGGCGTCGAACCGGCAAGAGTGATCAAGGAGTTGTTGGCATAG
- a CDS encoding YfhO family protein: MYRWLPFDQAYGIEVVLPMVLVLAGMVVFLRKHIGRGGAWMGGLLAAFSLQFVQHTQQPQLTTILAHIPWLLWAIDVGAYATSLQLKCRSCVGIALLTGSMILLGHPQSLWMSMITAAFYAAYVLTQQRAGWRSWALVIGGMLLGLCVGAVQLFATYSVFASSTRAAGDRYILPHPVIESEAFLDVVAPYRTRMVFLTTYLGAAPLLLTLWWLTAAYHRSAAPATSSSNEAETRSPPASSRSLLHLSIWAFAFVVLSAVLSMGLNGKLYYLQFWLPVAGTLRAPCRYLTLTQFGMAIISAVAFSRLMVTTRDKIKTPWRHLTLPWLAFVGSVVMALIIAKEMNYKQADRHIQAQFYMGPVMIGIAALGLTLAARGIRAGLYILVIWTALDLGFFSVADIRTDVCWRKLPTFDQFVARLALPPDHKGRFADWGTPGVWILPQVDTTSLLLNYRAITGYAGLYPNKRLIYSDLNSLRVADVSWFWQPANMDSLVAGVKTPKNEGWCPVPNPLPRVRLVSKTQTSDTPETDINRIDVDTTALVTHAIDVPPSTPGTATLADDQPQRISVNVDAPDRQLLVLSESFDGAWQTRIDGQPTTTERVNGDFMGCVVPAGKHRVDFEFQSGGIYYGRIVSLLALGGCLIAACATLFGGRKRQAST, encoded by the coding sequence ATGTATCGCTGGTTACCGTTCGATCAGGCTTATGGCATCGAAGTCGTGCTTCCTATGGTGCTGGTATTAGCCGGCATGGTTGTTTTTCTCCGCAAGCATATCGGCCGGGGTGGCGCTTGGATGGGTGGGTTGCTCGCAGCGTTTTCGTTGCAATTTGTGCAACACACGCAGCAACCACAGCTAACGACCATCCTAGCGCATATACCTTGGTTGCTCTGGGCCATTGACGTCGGCGCATATGCGACGTCGTTGCAGCTCAAATGTCGGTCGTGTGTCGGCATCGCCCTTTTGACAGGTTCGATGATTCTATTAGGTCATCCTCAATCGTTGTGGATGTCGATGATTACGGCGGCTTTTTACGCTGCTTACGTGCTGACTCAACAACGAGCGGGGTGGCGCAGTTGGGCTCTGGTGATCGGCGGAATGTTGTTGGGGCTATGCGTCGGCGCGGTGCAGCTGTTTGCAACTTACTCGGTTTTCGCATCCTCGACGCGCGCGGCCGGCGATCGATATATTCTGCCTCATCCGGTCATCGAGTCGGAGGCGTTTCTCGATGTCGTCGCTCCGTATCGCACTCGAATGGTGTTTCTAACGACCTATCTGGGCGCCGCGCCCTTGTTGTTGACCCTCTGGTGGCTCACGGCTGCATACCATCGGTCGGCCGCGCCTGCGACTTCGTCAAGCAACGAAGCGGAAACTCGGTCCCCACCGGCATCGTCGCGATCTCTTTTGCACCTGTCGATCTGGGCCTTCGCCTTCGTCGTGCTCAGCGCCGTCTTGTCGATGGGATTGAACGGAAAACTATATTACCTGCAATTTTGGTTGCCCGTCGCAGGGACGTTGCGAGCTCCTTGTCGATACCTAACTCTTACGCAGTTCGGCATGGCTATCATTTCCGCAGTCGCCTTTTCGCGATTGATGGTTACCACTCGGGACAAGATCAAGACTCCCTGGCGACATTTAACATTGCCTTGGTTGGCTTTTGTCGGGTCGGTCGTGATGGCATTAATCATTGCCAAGGAGATGAACTACAAGCAAGCCGATCGCCATATTCAGGCGCAGTTCTATATGGGGCCCGTGATGATCGGAATCGCGGCGCTCGGATTGACCTTGGCGGCTCGAGGAATTCGAGCCGGTCTATACATTCTGGTTATTTGGACGGCCCTCGACCTCGGTTTCTTCAGCGTGGCCGATATTAGGACCGACGTCTGTTGGCGCAAATTGCCGACGTTCGATCAATTCGTGGCTCGGCTTGCTCTACCTCCCGACCACAAAGGACGCTTTGCCGACTGGGGTACGCCCGGTGTCTGGATACTTCCTCAAGTCGATACGACGAGCCTGCTGTTGAACTATCGCGCAATTACCGGCTATGCCGGTCTCTACCCCAATAAGCGTTTGATTTATTCCGATTTGAATTCTCTGCGCGTTGCCGACGTCTCCTGGTTCTGGCAACCAGCGAATATGGATTCGCTGGTCGCGGGGGTGAAGACGCCCAAGAACGAGGGGTGGTGTCCGGTTCCAAATCCGCTTCCGCGCGTGCGGTTGGTCAGCAAGACTCAAACGAGCGACACGCCGGAGACCGACATCAATCGCATCGATGTCGATACCACGGCGCTGGTGACGCACGCCATCGACGTGCCCCCTTCCACGCCTGGAACCGCCACGCTCGCCGACGATCAGCCGCAGCGCATTTCCGTGAATGTCGATGCTCCGGATCGGCAGTTGTTGGTACTTTCCGAGAGCTTCGATGGGGCCTGGCAAACTCGCATCGATGGGCAACCGACGACGACTGAGCGAGTGAATGGAGATTTCATGGGATGCGTCGTTCCAGCGGGAAAGCATCGCGTCGATTTCGAGTTCCAATCCGGCGGAATTTATTACGGCAGGATCGTCTCGCTCTTGGCGCTGGGGGGCTGTTTGATCGCAGCATGCGCGACGCTGTTCGGCGGTCGCAAGCGGCAAGCATCAACGTGA
- a CDS encoding class I SAM-dependent methyltransferase: MGRILDLGCGDAFISRHLAETYPQVRVDAVDTAFEESSYERFADLHRIENLHLSPSMEHVDPEDGQVGLTLVMDVLEHVADDVGLLRSLTEHSSMRDDAYFLLTVPAMQFLYCSHDRLLGHYRRYSYGRLRALATAADLQPVEGGYCFLSGLWVRAGRTILEKSGVVAPLQRTEISAWNGSSQARRLYTGLLNFDLSVSRLLAKAHIRIPGLSCYALCRRRG; encoded by the coding sequence TTGGGACGCATACTCGATCTAGGATGCGGCGACGCTTTCATTAGTCGGCACCTAGCGGAGACCTATCCTCAAGTACGCGTGGATGCGGTCGACACTGCTTTTGAAGAGAGTAGCTACGAGCGCTTCGCTGATTTGCATCGGATCGAGAATCTCCATCTCTCCCCATCGATGGAGCATGTCGATCCGGAGGACGGTCAGGTCGGCTTAACGCTCGTCATGGACGTATTGGAGCACGTCGCCGACGATGTCGGCTTGCTCCGATCGCTTACGGAGCACTCGTCGATGCGAGACGACGCTTACTTCTTGCTAACGGTTCCCGCGATGCAGTTTCTATACTGCTCGCATGATCGATTGCTGGGGCATTATCGGCGCTACAGTTATGGGCGATTGCGTGCCTTAGCGACGGCCGCCGATTTGCAACCGGTAGAGGGTGGGTACTGTTTCCTTTCCGGGCTTTGGGTTCGTGCCGGGCGCACGATTCTGGAGAAGTCCGGAGTTGTTGCGCCCTTGCAACGGACGGAAATCTCCGCTTGGAACGGAAGTTCGCAAGCTCGCCGTCTATACACGGGCCTGCTTAATTTCGACTTGTCCGTTTCGCGACTTTTGGCAAAAGCACACATCCGTATTCCAGGACTTTCATGCTACGCACTATGCCGACGACGTGGTTAG